In Methanobacterium petrolearium, the following proteins share a genomic window:
- a CDS encoding DUF365 domain-containing protein: MKIIGVSHPIPTKFAKRIYNDEKTVFVSKSYLGKVFPGDKFIIYESHGAKAYTAWADIKSIGKEKTSLITQKYGNKLMVTKEEFLEYAKGKSEMNVIEFENFEKFKKPVKPKRFVTVAGKYIYEDEFEMIKKNKG, translated from the coding sequence ATGAAAATAATTGGAGTTTCGCATCCAATACCAACAAAATTCGCCAAAAGAATATATAATGATGAAAAAACTGTTTTTGTTAGTAAATCATACTTGGGCAAAGTTTTTCCTGGAGATAAATTTATAATCTATGAATCTCATGGAGCTAAAGCTTATACTGCCTGGGCTGATATTAAGTCTATCGGAAAAGAAAAAACTAGTTTAATTACCCAAAAATATGGTAATAAATTAATGGTAACTAAAGAAGAATTTCTGGAATATGCAAAAGGTAAATCTGAAATGAATGTAATTGAGTTTGAAAACTTTGAGAAGTTCAAAAAACCTGTCAAACCTAAAAGGTTTGTCACTGTTGCTGGGAAATACATCTATGAAGATGAATTTGAAATGATTAAGAAAAATAAAGGTTAA
- a CDS encoding GmrSD restriction endonuclease domain-containing protein has protein sequence MNELYEDYYKEKDLVFNTEYQRSEVWNLKKKQKLIDSIIKEYNLGMIFLRRNEENYFEVLDGQQRLKSIFKFLENEYPTSGEWTPEVGKKTFEELKDVSGVYAKFIAFKINVAFVENADDETTSDIFLRLQEGMPLNTAEKLNAMRGEMHKTILDLSKHQFIKNTSIKDHRFAHRLLAAQIFSLELNSDFDLMNFPDIKFANLQDIYEKYTFKEPPRYVLNNIKRNFNFLNKSFGDKAKVISRRGDFIPIYLLSSYLGKKYVTSGINEDFVNFTIEFLAKVESIKVQDKLIAPENIPYRDFKSWRSAGALSSRSFRERFKIILGKFLENYSDIRLKDTNRSFDYGQKMAIYYKDNGLCKICGKEVSFDEAEIDHVIPWSEGGTTTVNNGQLVCPTCNRSKGNRS, from the coding sequence ATCAATGAACTTTATGAGGATTATTACAAAGAGAAAGACTTAGTTTTCAACACGGAATATCAACGATCTGAAGTTTGGAATTTAAAAAAGAAACAAAAATTAATAGACTCTATCATTAAAGAATATAATCTCGGTATGATCTTTTTAAGAAGAAACGAAGAAAATTATTTTGAAGTTTTAGATGGTCAACAAAGACTCAAATCAATATTCAAGTTTCTGGAAAACGAATATCCAACCTCTGGAGAATGGACACCAGAAGTTGGAAAAAAGACTTTTGAAGAACTCAAAGATGTTTCAGGAGTTTATGCTAAGTTTATTGCCTTTAAGATTAATGTAGCTTTTGTTGAAAATGCAGATGATGAAACTACCTCTGATATTTTTCTACGGCTTCAGGAAGGTATGCCCCTTAATACTGCTGAAAAACTGAATGCAATGCGAGGGGAGATGCATAAAACGATTTTAGATTTATCGAAGCATCAATTCATTAAAAATACAAGTATTAAAGATCATAGGTTTGCTCATCGTTTATTAGCCGCTCAAATTTTCTCTTTAGAGTTAAATTCTGATTTTGATTTGATGAATTTTCCAGATATTAAATTTGCTAATTTGCAAGACATTTATGAAAAATATACATTTAAAGAACCCCCTCGATATGTTTTAAACAATATTAAAAGGAATTTTAATTTTTTAAATAAATCTTTTGGAGATAAAGCCAAAGTAATTAGTCGAAGAGGAGATTTTATACCCATATACCTTCTAAGCTCATATCTTGGGAAAAAATATGTAACAAGTGGAATCAATGAAGATTTTGTTAATTTTACTATTGAGTTTTTAGCGAAGGTTGAATCAATTAAAGTTCAAGATAAATTGATTGCTCCTGAAAATATTCCGTATCGTGATTTTAAATCATGGAGAAGTGCAGGTGCTTTATCTTCCAGATCTTTCAGAGAGAGATTCAAAATTATTCTTGGGAAATTTTTAGAAAACTATTCAGATATCCGATTAAAAGACACTAATCGATCTTTTGATTATGGTCAAAAAATGGCTATTTATTATAAAGATAATGGGTTGTGTAAAATTTGTGGGAAAGAAGTTTCCTTTGATGAAGCAGAAATCGACCATGTCATCCCCTGGAGTGAAGGGGGAACTACAACAGTTAACAATGGTCAGTTAGTCTGTCCAACATGCAATCGGAGTAAAGGAAATCGAAGTTAG
- a CDS encoding DUF1802 family protein → METTKCINEWNATIEALGQGKQTILIRKYRTMQKDFLFHPTVSYALKDDYLQSFQKQYRKFVEDNALPKKDGEKTEIKYFAKVVKVIEKPTNRIGRFLKYHIWTNEHVKSYLGSNKAEIWILRVYRLKEPVMAEHGGGQMYVNLKKPISLEGIEPVLSDKEFTKIVEAIK, encoded by the coding sequence ATGGAAACTACTAAATGTATTAATGAGTGGAATGCTACAATTGAGGCGTTAGGGCAAGGTAAACAAACTATTCTAATCCGTAAGTATAGAACTATGCAGAAAGATTTTCTTTTTCATCCAACAGTAAGTTACGCCCTGAAAGATGATTATCTTCAAAGTTTCCAAAAACAATATAGGAAGTTTGTTGAAGATAATGCTCTTCCAAAAAAGGATGGGGAAAAAACAGAGATTAAATACTTCGCTAAAGTAGTTAAAGTTATTGAAAAACCGACTAATCGCATAGGGAGATTTTTAAAATATCACATCTGGACTAATGAGCACGTTAAATCTTATCTTGGTTCGAATAAAGCAGAAATATGGATCCTTCGTGTTTATAGACTGAAAGAACCGGTAATGGCCGAACATGGTGGCGGCCAGATGTATGTGAACCTTAAAAAACCAATCTCTTTAGAAGGGATTGAACCCGTTCTAAGTGATAAAGAATTCACCAAAATAGTAGAAGCTATTAAATAG
- a CDS encoding N-6 DNA methylase, translating to MEKQSEFNLIQSTITFLREELGFKIIDYEVPFNMGQMTCRADIVVYKTENNQEIPYILVEVKASEKIGKYAWVQAESYAKRLNTPYFAVTNGNKWSWFKTGKIGESLEIEVNEIDFKGTDIETIRTIKNSKHFLDILNQMKDVLHNNEKLKPDKIFNELIKIIFVKIECEKDQNDEYFQINDNVKQSYKIRDFYQKRIQKYPNLRNPKLPESFFRINLNDKTIFELISILGRYKFIDSNNNIVSSFYFPFDFETKRRSRGNYYIPTELSQFIVNFLKPNINDSILDPACNNGALLMEIINKKCEYFVSPRTQDMIEEKISKNINGMEINPNLYWLTCMNLLIHGYDINGISILDIENFKPKDKYDKIYCFPHFGRLNPPHFFDECDFRLRSFEEFFLFLSTKLLKKSGKMIIILPDNFLTSRSSKNLRNYLKGKMNFLSIVSLPQNSFLNTSIKTIVLLLEKKHDSHQQGPVFIANLNSKSFLNGEYNYNSILNDYLIFNEGTFEGNKISEYSFAVDGNLILDNDVISPLYYAPEYLEIKNQLNKLKRKVKLDDVAEKIAVGTKIKNKDNSSESSIPLIKTKNIIDGKISEDNLLFIKKNNPRIHLWPPGTLLISRIGKKNKILTLPSKFPEYAIDSNLIGIKLKDTILPEYVASFLNSEYGKIQLNAIKITGVIPHIITSHLKNVIIPFYSIEVQQKILDLKDKNGDKIFLEEVE from the coding sequence ATGGAAAAACAATCAGAATTTAACTTAATTCAGTCAACTATAACTTTTTTAAGAGAAGAGTTAGGCTTCAAAATAATAGATTATGAAGTCCCATTCAATATGGGGCAAATGACATGCAGAGCAGATATTGTAGTTTACAAAACTGAAAACAATCAAGAAATTCCCTATATTCTAGTTGAAGTTAAAGCTAGTGAAAAAATAGGAAAATATGCTTGGGTCCAGGCTGAAAGTTATGCTAAAAGACTGAATACTCCTTATTTTGCAGTTACAAATGGTAATAAATGGTCTTGGTTTAAAACTGGAAAAATTGGAGAATCATTAGAAATTGAGGTTAACGAAATAGACTTTAAAGGAACCGATATAGAAACTATACGCACTATCAAAAATTCTAAACATTTTTTAGATATTTTGAACCAGATGAAAGATGTTTTACATAATAATGAAAAATTAAAACCTGATAAAATTTTTAATGAGTTAATAAAGATCATATTTGTTAAAATTGAATGTGAAAAAGACCAAAATGATGAATATTTTCAAATTAACGATAATGTTAAACAATCATATAAAATTAGAGATTTTTATCAAAAAAGAATTCAAAAATATCCTAATTTACGAAACCCTAAATTACCAGAAAGCTTTTTTAGAATAAATTTAAATGATAAAACAATTTTTGAGTTAATTAGTATTTTAGGTCGCTATAAATTCATTGATTCAAATAATAATATTGTTTCTTCTTTTTATTTCCCTTTTGATTTTGAAACCAAAAGAAGATCAAGAGGAAATTATTATATACCTACTGAATTATCTCAATTCATTGTAAATTTTCTTAAACCTAATATCAATGATTCAATTTTGGATCCTGCCTGTAATAATGGTGCCCTACTAATGGAAATCATTAACAAAAAATGTGAGTATTTTGTCAGTCCAAGAACGCAGGATATGATTGAAGAAAAAATATCCAAAAACATTAACGGAATGGAAATCAATCCAAATTTATACTGGTTAACGTGTATGAACTTACTTATTCATGGTTATGATATTAATGGAATTTCCATTTTAGATATTGAAAACTTTAAACCAAAAGATAAGTACGATAAAATTTACTGTTTCCCTCATTTTGGTCGTTTAAATCCACCACATTTCTTTGACGAATGCGATTTTAGATTAAGATCTTTTGAAGAATTTTTTTTATTTCTGTCAACTAAATTACTAAAAAAATCGGGTAAAATGATTATAATCTTACCAGATAACTTTTTGACTAGTCGTTCTTCCAAAAACTTACGTAATTACTTAAAAGGAAAAATGAACTTTTTATCGATAGTTTCGTTACCCCAAAACAGTTTTTTGAATACTTCAATTAAAACAATAGTTTTATTACTTGAAAAAAAACATGATTCTCATCAACAAGGTCCTGTTTTCATTGCAAATTTAAACTCTAAATCTTTTTTAAATGGGGAATATAATTATAATTCAATTTTGAATGACTATTTAATTTTTAATGAGGGGACTTTCGAAGGGAATAAAATCAGTGAATATTCATTCGCTGTTGATGGTAATTTAATTTTAGATAATGATGTAATAAGTCCATTATATTATGCTCCAGAGTATTTAGAAATAAAGAATCAATTAAACAAGCTTAAAAGAAAAGTTAAATTAGATGATGTTGCTGAAAAAATTGCTGTTGGAACTAAGATCAAGAATAAAGATAATTCCTCCGAAAGTAGCATTCCTTTAATTAAGACTAAAAATATTATTGATGGTAAAATTAGTGAAGACAACCTACTTTTTATTAAAAAAAATAATCCTAGAATCCATTTATGGCCTCCTGGAACGTTATTAATTTCAAGAATAGGAAAGAAAAATAAAATTTTGACTTTACCATCAAAGTTTCCAGAATATGCTATTGATAGTAATTTAATAGGCATAAAACTTAAGGATACTATTTTACCAGAATACGTAGCTTCTTTTTTAAATTCAGAGTATGGAAAGATACAATTAAATGCAATAAAGATTACTGGAGTAATTCCTCACATTATCACATCACACCTAAAAAACGTTATTATTCCATTTTATTCAATTGAGGTTCAACAAAAAATCTTAGATCTTAAAGACAAAAATGGCGACAAGATATTTCTCGAAGAGGTTGAATAA